TCATGACATCTATCTTTGTTAGGTATTGAACGAATTGGGCTATAAAAAGGtgataatgaaaataaaattaacaacaAAGATATATACAATATCATATTAGCTCTTACCTTAAGAAATACTGTGCTTCATAAAGTGGAAACACAATAGTAATGGTATCCACGGCTAACTATCATTAGGCTCTATAATATATGTACATAATGAAAAATACGTAGACTTGCATTATTTACCCATTTtgcttacttttttttttatccattTTGCTTACTCGAGTTCCTCATTATTCGTCACCTCCATCTTCTCACTTTCATCAAAACAGTTCAACTTTGGCATGCTAGTGATCTTCCCACTTGGTCAATCAAATACAAAGTGTTCAAGAATTTCTTTTCTAAAGAGGTTTCAAATGCAACACGTATTTCCAAACCTTATGCTCCTCGCCAACTAATAGAGCCGTTAAATGGGTGGGCGACCATTGGTTGTCCACGTccatatataaatgaatttattttggTGATGTCTATTTGTCCAATGAATTGTAAATGgacaaaaatcattagattattagaaaataaacgTTAATAAGTTTGGATTATATGAACATAGTCCATTCAATaatcacaaaattataaaattttgtcaTTTGATctctataaaaattaaaagtacttttctcaaaatagtttttttttgcgaAAACCACAAATTTGAGTTTTCCGCCAAATCGTGAAATTGATCATTTTCCAGTTAAAATCGCAGAATCAAATTTTCCGTTCTAATCGCAAATTAATTTTTTCACCAAATTCTTAAAATcgagtttaataaaatatatatggagTTTGATTATATGGTTTACGGGCGGAACCTATTTGTCTGGTATGTTGCTCCACAAACGAGTATCATCCGTTATTTTTATTGCCGCCTACTCTAACAATTTGGGAGAGTGCTAATCAAGGATTGGGGTAGTTATCAATCAAGATAATTATTCGAGTGGGATTCTCCTAACAATAACTACAAGCAACTACCAGACaggaaaatatttatgtaaatatgtTTACTACATACATAAACTTCACTTTCAcaatgaaataaatatgaacATAGAAAGAAAAACATCACATGAAAAACATCACATGTTTTTTGAggaaaattttaagaaattcaaaagaagaaagagaagaagatggaCCTAAGAAAGTGATCTGAAAATGGAATAGCCTAATTAAAAGTAAAAGAAGATTCTCTGTTTTTGATTTGCCAAACACCAAACCGATCAGTTTGATAACTTGTGCAACAAGAAACATACATTCACAACTTTATAGGGGTTTTGCAATTTTCAGAGGAAGTAAGTGAGCTGTTCCTTTTTCCTCGAGCCTCCTTCTCCGTACAAATCATTCCACTGTTTAAGCTCATTCATTCCAGATCCTTCTGATGCAAAACTTGCCCCCACCTGCAAAAACACACAACATATCTTAGTTAGGTTTGTTTATGATACTGCATCTTCTTGTCAAAATGAGATAAGATGTTTGACCTGGTTTTTAGCTTTTCTCATGTCTTCCATGTTCAAAGGTCTCAAaagaatctctctctcttctgcagcttcttcttcatcttttgtttcttctgtGCCTTTTCCcgcttcttctctctttttcctCTCCTAAACCACCAAGAAAATGTCAAAATCACAGTAGAGAGTTTGATCAACAAAGAGAACAAGAGAAGGTCTTCTACTCCTTTTACCTGATCTTTCAATCTCTCCTGTTGAATTAGCTCTCTAACAGGTCTGTAAGCAGCTGTTATGCATAAGTTCTGTTGCACAAACGTTAAACAAACCGTCAGTTTCCACATTCCAATGCTTTGACACAAGATTTTAAGTTTTAGAGATGTCAAAAACCTTGAGATCACTTCCACTGTAGCCTTCTGTCATCTGTCCAAGCGCATGAAAATCAAGATCATCTGTCTTCTCTTTTGACAACAAAGTTCTCAAGATCTTCTCTCTGCTCTCAATTGAAGGAAGTCCCACCATTATTCTGTTATTCccaaaacacaaaacaagaaTCAGTCACAATATTATACTCATCAagaatgattatatatatagatttagtATTTTGCTTATAGTACTACCTCCTCTCAAACCTCCTAATGATAGCTTCATCAAGATCAAAGGGTCTGTTTGTGGCTGCAAGAACCAAAATCCTTTCACCAGGTTTTGTCATAAGCCCATCCCAATGCGTCATAAACTCATTCTTGATCTTCCTCATAGCTTCATGCTCTCCAACTCTTGTCCTTTGCCCCAACATACTATCCACTTCATCCACAAATATGATCGTTGGAGATACTTTAGCTGCTAAAGTAAACAGAGCTCTCACGTTCTTCTCATCTTCCCCAAACCATTTAGAAGTGATTGTAGACATTGAGACATTGATGAAACTAGCTCCAGCTTCATTTGCAATGGCTTTAGCAAGCATTGTTTTGCCAGTACCAGGAGGACCGAACAGAAGAATCCCTCTACATGGCTTGAGAAGACCGCCTTTGAAGAGATCAGGTCTTCTTAGTGGAAGCATTACAAGCTCTTGAAGTGAATCTTTTGTTTCGTCTAAAGAACCAATATCCGCAAACGTCACACCGATCTCGTTTGCTGGTATAACCTCTGGTCTTATACGCTTCTCGAACTCATTGTCAGGAACAACCTCAGGCGCTTTTGGAGGTGATGGATTGTCATTCTTGTTTGAAGGAAGAGATTTTTCCAACTCGTTTTTGTTTTCAGGAGCAGATGATTCAGGTTTGGACTCGCTCTTTGAACTCACTTCTCCTCCTTTTCTCTTAGAGTCAGTGTTTGTGTCTAGCTCAAATGATCTGCTTCCACCTTCTTGGAATATACTCAGTCCATGAGACAAGCTGTTGTGTAAAGATCATGTGTATCAGTTTTAATAAGTTTGCAAAAACTGTAATAAACCTATTATAGTAACTTACCTTTTGGAAGATATAACAAGCTTTCCATTTCTGTACTCAGGTTCTTTGGTGTGTATCAAATGATAAGTGATAGCAGAAACCACAACTTCATCAATGTGGTTACTCAAACACATTGTATCTGCATGGCATATGGAAGCCAAGTCATCGCATTCGATGTCGTTAGCAGCGAGAACCTCTGCGATGTGGTTCTTGTTGTCTTGGAACTGAATCATCTTCATGTCATCTTCTAAACGAGTTTTCCAGCTCACGAGCTGAGACTCATCCTCCGGTGGTCTGATCTCGATGTTGTAAGGAAACAGAGAGGAAGTCCTTTCACTTACTTCTTGGCAATCATCTTCTGGTTCTACTACTCTTGAGCCAAGAATCAAGACTGGACCAGAGAGCTTGCTCAAGAGCCTCTGGAACAGCTTGTAGAATCTTTCTGACTCAAGAAGCTTCTCAACGTCCCTGAGGTATACTATTATCGGAGTTGTTGCTGACACAGAGACCAAAACCTGCGGAGAAAGACAACAACTGTTGGAAAGTTTGTcggaaaataaatatttagaatgCTTGCGACAAAGTTTGTGTGTGTTACATTGTAAAGTGATTGCAGGAAAAGCTTCTCGTCGAAACATAGATTTGTGCTGCGTTTGTTACAACCTATAAAGCCATAAAGAAGGTATATATGAAGCAGAGAGATGTAAGAACCTGAAGATGAGTACAATGTATAAAAGAAGATGTAATGAAGAACAGCTTACAAACCTGAAACAGAGGATGTGCTACTGATGGCAGGAGCAGCAGAAGCATTTCTCTTGTGTTTCGGAGGACGGTTTGTTGAGGTCTCTATACTCCTGCATTTAAAGGAACTAGTGAGATCACAAAGACCAAAGAAATGGTAACTGTGAGGAAACTGAGACAAACCTTGATTTAAGATCATTACCACTGGTGTGTCGACGCAATGTCCCTAATATGTTACAAGAATTTGAACTCTTTAGCTCATGTTTGAAGTAATAAAAGACAGTGTAGAGAGCTTTTGTTGTGTGCTTTTACCTCTTGGATCAACTTCGCGTTGAGAGAGCATAGAGAAGGAACCCATTAAACTCGACACTTTGTCTAATGTTAACTCAGAAATAGACCTCTTGTGAAACTATAAACaaagaaacagagtaaaaaaaCAGAGTCATTGCTCTGAAATAATCAGCATAATAAAACAGATAGGACTAGAAGTAACTTACAGGTTCCTTCTTGGTGCATCCATATTTACTTTGTATCTGTTCTCAAAAAGATATAATAGAGAAAGCTTAGGACGTTGGAGCTATTCTGTTTTATTATGGGAACtaagaaaaattatatgttGTTGATTTACCTTAATAGAAAAGTCAGTTATATCTAACAGCAGTAGCTTTGATTCACAGTAATGAGACAAAGCTTTTGCAAGCATTTGCTGGTAGAATTCAGCAGGACCAGAGAGAAGAATGGCTTTACTTGCAGGTGCAAGATTCCGAGTGTGCTTCGAGATATCAAACTCTTTTAGATGAACATAAGCTGAACTTGTCAATAACACTCTAGTCCTCTCGCTGCcatacaaaaataaacatatctTGAATGAGTTACAAACTATCTTCATCTTACTACCAAGAGCATGACTAGAGACATATTATGTGTGCCAAATGCATGATTCAGAACCAAAAGTTCAGGTTTTTacagattaaaatatatcttcAAATCTTATAAAAATAGAGATAATTCTCACTAACTGAATTGATTCTTGATATTAAAAATCTTATTACATTTCTTGAAAGCATACAAGAACTTGTTTGATTATGCAGAAGTGAATCTAAAAACAATGttagaatataaaagaaataatgaaagtttataaactaaattagTAGAATCACATGTAAGAATCTTTCTATTTCTCTTCGCTGTCTATCTCTTTCTTCCTTTGCCAAATCATCCACATGCTTGTTGTGCAACTAACCTACCCCACTTTccatcattttcattttttttcctttctaaaTACTTTTCttggaaaaatgaaaaaaagctAACTTTTAATTCCCAGAATTTCACATCTCTATCATTCTTTGAACCTGGATATACCCAGAGATTCAAAGATCCTTTCACCACCAATAAAAAGATGCTAAATCAAACCAATACGTtattagtgaaaaaaaaaagatgatcatttttttttcctaagattcaatcattttcttttttttttaatagccaatattaaaatctttttcagtaaaaaaatatattgaatctttTTCCAAAGAAGATGTAAATTACAATCAACTTGCCAAGTTGGCATATTTCAAGCACACTCTTTATCTCAACTCCATAGATCTGAAAGTCCCTAAAAAGCATAGAATCTTTGATTGAACTCAAGATTCTTTATCTCATAATCAAACATGAAACACACAAAGAACAATTAAAGGAGAGCTTTATTTGAAGATACCTTAAGAAATACGGAAACTCATCGAAGGTGACAGTACTCTCTCTTCCATCAATAATCTGTCTCACCAACTCTTGCTCAATCTGTTCTCCTGTGAGATCATCTTCTACAGAACCCGGCCCGTTCGCCCATCTACCCAAACTCTGACCAGATGCCAACCCAATCCCTAATCCAACTCCAACACCTAAAGCTGACAGCAACACGCTCTTCTGCTCCATTTTTTCTCACCGATAGAACAAAACCCTCGTTGCTAAACCACAAGATCTAAGAGGGATTCAACGTGCATTCCAAGGTAAGACAATAAAGAGTTTatcttttttggtttttgtctGAAAAaggaagagtttttttttgtgggtttGGGGTAAAAAAAGATTGTAGGTGgacgatggagaagaagaaagaagatgggTCTCTATTTATAGCGACGTTTGGGTTAGTCTTATGGACGTTAACCCTTTCTTTCCCGGGAAAAAGCAAACTCAGATGAAAACTTtctgataaataaataatattatatccaaaaaaaaatccagaaaatttacctttaattattttttttgtccaaaGAAATTAGTTAAGTTTTCTGTCAGtggaaataaaatataataatataaagtaagaaaataGTTTTTGATCGGTAACCgggttttcttgttttttcatGTCTTTTTCTTGAActctattttttgaatttttcttagtttataCTGTAACTGAAACTACTCAGTTATGGACGTATATGTTGGCCGTTTCTGTGGTGAAAGTCACGCATGGGCGGAGTTACTAATTACTATTACCAAATGAGTTCTCGTAAATAAATTTCTTTCTCCTTAGTTagtcaaaatttaatttacagTTGGGCCTGTTTCATATACGTGAACCATCCCCTTATTATTTACGAGAACTCATTTGGTTCTCATGCGTGACTTTCCCCACAGAAACGGCCACATTATACATATGTCCTGTCCATAACTGAGTAATTTCAGTTACggtataaattaagaaaaattcaaaaatagagTTCAAGAAAAAGACATGAAAAACAGGCATATACCCGgttgaaataacaaaacaaattatacATCAATAATCTTAAAGTTAAACACATATATTGGGTGATGCAGTCTTCTCAAATACACTATATCTTGTTCATGCAAATGTGTATCACAATACGCGTGTCTCTACAAGCGTTAACGACCAAAATCATCTTAAAAGTTTCGTGGAATGAAAAAGGAACCAGAGAATGAACTCAAAATGATATTTGTTATATACTCTGTTTATCAGATTCTATGTATCGGTTTAATAAGCAAAATCTTTTAACTAGTTTGTATTGTATATGAGGTCTCAAACCCCTTACAGATGGATTATACATATTGTGTAATCCCTTCTTCTCAATCAAAGTCATGAATAATTAAGAACTTTGGTGAACACGTTAGCTATTTGATTTGCCTATATTTTACACGTGGTCTTGAGAAAACCACTTCACTGCCGTTCCTCAACTAGATGGCAGtcattttctatatatttcatTCTCTCATGACATACATGACTAGAAGCAATATGCAGAGCATTCTGAGCATTTCGAGTGTCAATACAATGTGACTGGTGCTGGTGGCGcacaatgtaaaataaaaaactgaaaaGGCTGTGAATCCATATTAAATCGCAAGTACCATCAACCACAGATTTGTATTCAGCTTCAAAACTGTTTCCTGAGACTGTTGGTTGTTTCTTTGATCTCAAGAAGACGAGAGAATCATCCAAGAACATACAAAATATCACGTAACAGATCTTTCTATACGACTATACCCTACAAGCAAACTAATCAGCATCAAAGAATGTTCTGAGGTTGTTTTTCGATGTGGAGAAAAAAAAGTCTTGACTCAATGCATTTTTAAGTATTTGAGAACCATGTTAGCAGTTCGTAAATGTGTATCCCTTGGATTCCCATATATTCACTCAACTTATGGACATCATATGTAATATTTGATAGTGTATGAGCGAGATAGAGTAATCTTCTAACAATCCTTCTTTAAACAGGCGCATCATCAAAGGCGAATGTCCAAATTTAAATagacaatattttaaatttattgagATTATACAGAGATTAATGGGGCATAAGCTTTAATTTTAAAGAGTTTGTGAATATAGATTCTCACATTGAGAATTTCAATAggacataaataataaaaagagatTTTGGACTACTTAATTTTAAGTTGAAAGccaaaaaaatttaa
This genomic stretch from Raphanus sativus cultivar WK10039 chromosome 3, ASM80110v3, whole genome shotgun sequence harbors:
- the LOC108847800 gene encoding calmodulin-interacting protein 111 codes for the protein MEQKSVLLSALGVGVGLGIGLASGQSLGRWANGPGSVEDDLTGEQIEQELVRQIIDGRESTVTFDEFPYFLSERTRVLLTSSAYVHLKEFDISKHTRNLAPASKAILLSGPAEFYQQMLAKALSHYCESKLLLLDITDFSIKIQSKYGCTKKEPFHKRSISELTLDKVSSLMGSFSMLSQREVDPRGTLRRHTSGNDLKSRSIETSTNRPPKHKRNASAAPAISSTSSVSGCNKRSTNLCFDEKLFLQSLYNVLVSVSATTPIIVYLRDVEKLLESERFYKLFQRLLSKLSGPVLILGSRVVEPEDDCQEVSERTSSLFPYNIEIRPPEDESQLVSWKTRLEDDMKMIQFQDNKNHIAEVLAANDIECDDLASICHADTMCLSNHIDEVVVSAITYHLIHTKEPEYRNGKLVISSKSLSHGLSIFQEGGSRSFELDTNTDSKRKGGEVSSKSESKPESSAPENKNELEKSLPSNKNDNPSPPKAPEVVPDNEFEKRIRPEVIPANEIGVTFADIGSLDETKDSLQELVMLPLRRPDLFKGGLLKPCRGILLFGPPGTGKTMLAKAIANEAGASFINVSMSTITSKWFGEDEKNVRALFTLAAKVSPTIIFVDEVDSMLGQRTRVGEHEAMRKIKNEFMTHWDGLMTKPGERILVLAATNRPFDLDEAIIRRFERRIMVGLPSIESREKILRTLLSKEKTDDLDFHALGQMTEGYSGSDLKNLCITAAYRPVRELIQQERLKDQERKKREEAGKGTEETKDEEEAAEEREILLRPLNMEDMRKAKNQVGASFASEGSGMNELKQWNDLYGEGGSRKKEQLTYFL